A DNA window from Candidatus Protochlamydia naegleriophila contains the following coding sequences:
- the nuoH gene encoding NADH-quinone oxidoreductase subunit NuoH — MLDDLIVILIKSGLVMLVLFTAAAYMTFLERIVMARLQLRMGPVRVGPLGLFQPLADGIKLLCKERFQPADVETFVYWLAPGISLFTALFIFVLIPFGGVVEIGGRAVSLQIADLNVGIVFLLAFASLAVYGVVLAGWASNNRYSLLGGLRGTAQMISYEIPMGLSLLTVVLSTGTLSLREIVDAQQHHWLIWTNPVSFLIYFITAFAETNRAPFDLPEAEQELTAGYHTEYGGMKFAIFFLGEYINILAVSSIAATLFFGGWHGPGNIPVLWLLVKVAVFVFIFMWVRATMPRFRYDQLMSFGWKVLIPLAIVNLIVTAYFTLV, encoded by the coding sequence ATGTTAGATGACTTAATTGTGATTCTCATTAAGAGTGGGCTCGTGATGCTTGTGCTTTTCACAGCAGCTGCCTACATGACATTTTTAGAGCGCATTGTCATGGCGCGTTTACAGCTACGCATGGGGCCTGTACGAGTTGGTCCGCTTGGATTATTTCAACCGCTTGCGGACGGAATCAAACTTTTGTGTAAAGAACGTTTCCAGCCAGCAGATGTCGAAACGTTTGTCTACTGGCTTGCACCCGGCATCTCCCTTTTTACAGCACTTTTCATCTTTGTTTTAATTCCCTTTGGAGGAGTTGTAGAGATTGGAGGGCGGGCCGTTAGTCTGCAGATTGCCGACCTCAATGTTGGTATTGTTTTTTTATTAGCCTTTGCATCTTTGGCAGTTTATGGGGTTGTATTAGCTGGATGGGCATCCAATAATCGCTATTCCCTCCTTGGAGGTTTGCGCGGAACGGCTCAAATGATTAGTTATGAAATTCCAATGGGCCTTTCGCTCTTGACAGTGGTTTTATCGACTGGAACATTGAGCCTGCGCGAGATTGTGGATGCTCAGCAGCACCATTGGCTTATTTGGACCAATCCGGTCAGCTTTTTGATTTATTTTATTACGGCTTTTGCTGAAACAAATCGCGCTCCTTTTGATTTACCTGAAGCCGAGCAGGAGCTGACGGCGGGTTATCACACAGAATACGGTGGAATGAAATTTGCCATTTTTTTCTTAGGCGAATATATCAACATCTTGGCTGTATCGTCCATTGCAGCCACACTTTTCTTTGGCGGATGGCATGGCCCAGGCAATATTCCAGTCCTATGGCTTCTTGTTAAAGTGGCTGTTTTTGTATTTATCTTCATGTGGGTGCGAGCCACGATGCCTCGCTTCCGCTACGATCAACTCATGAGCTTTGGCTGGAAAGTCCTGATTCCGCTTGCAATCGTCAACTTAATCGTAACTGCTTACTTTACGCTGGTGTAA
- the nuoG gene encoding NADH-quinone oxidoreductase subunit NuoG — MTVETSMINLTIDGKAISVPKGTTVYQAAKLMGIDIPIFCYQDRMPPFGACRMCLVEVEKMNKPQTSCTLEAAEGMVVKTQSSTAVEAREGILELLLINHPLDCPICDRGGECPLQDQTLKHGPGESQFFEDKRRFVKPLPLGPVLMLDRERCIVCARCTRFGDLVAGDHALEMKERGFKTEVGTPDNLPAESKFIGNTISLCPVGALTSQVYRFRARPWDNDPSPSTCTLCPVGCSLTLDSRDGEIVRTRSRENRAVNDIWLCDKGWFGYEYVTDPSRLQTPLIRKSGELQPASWEEALSLIASKMQIAKAKQKIAGIGGNPLTTEENYLFQELIRKGAGVNHIDHRVGMPIINLEEEILAPGMEQSIGECESLSFAILLGVDLTEEFPVIWLRLKQAINHGTKVLFMGNFAPEMARHLTKTVLHAPGRELEALNQHLSTLNEWAQGGKKGAIFVGSQYLANPNRAVILNKLLNMRQGYPHLTLNILEGKGNSMGARLAGMRPDLGPLGSKIANPGLNAVQVLETAAESGWDFLYVAGANPAKRYPEKLWQPARKKMGFLVVQDLFLTETASQADVVLPTLSSLEKAGSFINIEQRIQALHPGKEIPPDRYSDAAIFLAIAEKLGLYLTFEPAFSAFMEHTHLAIKHQDTSAEKIGIKASVQSSGGLKAVFSTALFDNGVRMKHDPHLIQLAKASRLRMHPKEAEKKGLQNGDMVLLTANGQSIRAKIKYDSQVAEETVVIPLGFDEIPAHELGVNLMNGMSIDIQKEV; from the coding sequence ATGACAGTAGAAACCAGCATGATCAATCTAACAATCGATGGAAAAGCAATCAGCGTTCCAAAAGGCACGACCGTTTATCAGGCGGCGAAGTTAATGGGCATCGATATCCCCATTTTCTGCTACCAAGATCGAATGCCTCCTTTTGGAGCTTGCCGGATGTGCCTGGTCGAAGTGGAAAAGATGAACAAACCTCAAACGTCTTGTACGTTGGAAGCTGCTGAAGGAATGGTTGTCAAGACCCAAAGTTCAACGGCGGTCGAAGCGCGAGAAGGAATTTTAGAGCTTTTGCTTATCAACCATCCTCTTGATTGCCCCATTTGCGATCGAGGAGGGGAATGTCCTTTGCAAGATCAAACTTTGAAGCACGGCCCGGGCGAGAGTCAATTTTTTGAAGATAAAAGACGCTTTGTCAAGCCTCTTCCTTTAGGCCCTGTTCTAATGCTCGACCGCGAGCGCTGCATTGTTTGCGCACGCTGCACCCGTTTCGGAGATCTAGTTGCTGGAGATCATGCCCTCGAGATGAAAGAGCGCGGTTTTAAAACGGAAGTGGGAACACCAGACAATCTGCCAGCAGAATCAAAATTCATCGGTAATACGATTTCTTTATGCCCGGTTGGCGCCTTGACGAGTCAGGTTTATCGATTCCGCGCCAGGCCATGGGATAACGATCCTTCACCTAGTACTTGTACACTGTGTCCTGTTGGCTGCAGCCTAACCCTTGACTCGCGCGATGGAGAAATCGTACGTACACGCTCAAGAGAAAATCGAGCTGTCAATGATATCTGGTTATGCGATAAGGGGTGGTTTGGTTACGAATACGTGACTGATCCAAGCCGCTTGCAAACGCCTTTAATACGCAAGTCTGGCGAGCTTCAGCCTGCTAGCTGGGAAGAAGCGCTTTCTTTGATCGCATCTAAAATGCAGATTGCTAAAGCCAAGCAAAAAATTGCAGGAATTGGGGGCAATCCACTGACGACCGAAGAAAATTATCTTTTTCAAGAGCTAATTCGCAAAGGAGCTGGGGTCAATCATATCGATCACAGAGTAGGAATGCCGATCATTAATCTCGAAGAAGAAATATTAGCCCCTGGCATGGAGCAATCAATCGGGGAGTGTGAATCCCTTTCTTTTGCCATCTTATTGGGAGTAGATTTAACAGAAGAGTTTCCTGTCATTTGGCTACGCCTCAAGCAGGCGATTAATCATGGTACTAAAGTACTCTTCATGGGTAATTTCGCTCCTGAAATGGCTCGTCACTTGACTAAAACAGTTTTGCATGCCCCAGGAAGAGAGTTGGAAGCCTTGAACCAGCACCTTTCTACGCTTAATGAATGGGCTCAAGGGGGTAAAAAAGGTGCCATCTTTGTGGGAAGTCAATATTTGGCAAACCCTAACCGTGCAGTCATCTTGAATAAGCTCCTAAATATGCGCCAGGGGTATCCGCATCTCACCTTGAATATTTTAGAAGGTAAGGGAAATAGCATGGGGGCTCGCCTTGCTGGTATGCGCCCAGATCTTGGGCCTCTTGGAAGCAAGATAGCAAATCCTGGATTGAATGCAGTACAGGTGCTGGAAACAGCAGCAGAGTCTGGCTGGGATTTTCTTTATGTAGCCGGAGCCAATCCCGCAAAGCGCTATCCAGAAAAGCTCTGGCAGCCGGCTCGAAAAAAAATGGGCTTCTTAGTTGTACAAGATCTGTTTTTGACGGAAACGGCAAGCCAGGCCGATGTCGTACTGCCCACTCTTTCGAGTTTGGAAAAGGCGGGAAGCTTTATTAATATCGAGCAGCGCATCCAAGCTCTTCATCCTGGTAAAGAAATTCCCCCTGATCGCTATAGCGATGCTGCCATTTTTCTTGCGATTGCCGAAAAGTTGGGACTGTATTTGACATTTGAGCCTGCCTTTTCTGCATTTATGGAACATACTCATCTGGCCATCAAGCACCAGGATACGAGTGCTGAAAAAATAGGAATCAAAGCTTCTGTGCAATCGTCTGGTGGATTGAAGGCTGTCTTTTCTACAGCGCTTTTCGATAATGGGGTTCGCATGAAGCATGATCCTCATTTGATTCAATTAGCCAAGGCTTCCCGCCTTCGCATGCATCCTAAGGAAGCTGAGAAAAAAGGGCTTCAAAATGGCGACATGGTGCTGCTCACGGCTAATGGGCAATCGATACGAGCTAAGATAAAGTATGATTCACAAGTGGCTGAAGAGACGGTTGTCATACCTCTTGGGTTTGATGAGATTCCAGCTCATGAACTGGGAGTCAATTTAATGAATGGCATGTCAATCGACATACAAAAAGAAGTATAG
- the nuoF gene encoding NADH-quinone oxidoreductase subunit NuoF encodes MPEMRVLTAFMQDPEQCCIDTYEKNGGYQAIRKAIPGTAPEQLTDMVKQSWLRGRGGAGFQTGLKWSFIPKDPALPKYLVCNCDESEPGTFKDRYIIEHDPHQLIEGIILACYAIGAKQAFIYCRGEFYEGNKKLRRAIQEAKSRGFLGTPLFGSDFSLNIVVHPGAGAYIAGEETAQLNSLEGYRATPRLKPPFPAVSGLYGKPTIVNNVETLCNVVHIVNRGVEWFQSIGKPKNTGTKIFQVSGMVQKPGCFEFPLGVPLREVLETAGWMLPGRSFKACYPGGSSCSLLTQRDLDISMDFDSVAAKKSMLGTASIIVMDDSVDMVKVAARLMEFYQNESCGKCTPCREGTRWTKQILSRILSGGGTIGDLKVIEQVCHQMEMNSFCPLAPGAAPPVVSAIREFREEFETYIRRNSNADKRPEMKISYPYV; translated from the coding sequence ATGCCTGAAATGCGCGTTTTAACAGCCTTTATGCAAGATCCTGAGCAGTGCTGCATTGATACATATGAGAAAAATGGAGGGTATCAAGCCATCCGAAAAGCGATTCCTGGCACTGCACCCGAACAGTTAACTGACATGGTTAAACAATCTTGGCTGAGAGGCCGAGGAGGGGCAGGTTTTCAGACTGGATTGAAATGGAGTTTTATTCCTAAAGACCCAGCTCTTCCCAAATATCTTGTTTGCAACTGCGACGAAAGCGAGCCCGGAACTTTTAAAGACCGCTACATTATTGAACACGATCCTCACCAGCTCATTGAGGGAATCATATTAGCCTGCTACGCAATTGGGGCCAAACAAGCTTTCATCTACTGCCGCGGAGAGTTCTATGAAGGCAACAAAAAGCTTCGCAGGGCAATTCAAGAAGCTAAAAGTCGCGGCTTTTTAGGCACCCCTCTTTTTGGGTCGGATTTTTCTTTAAATATTGTCGTTCACCCAGGTGCTGGTGCCTACATTGCCGGAGAAGAAACCGCTCAGTTAAACTCATTAGAGGGATACCGTGCAACGCCTCGCTTGAAGCCTCCTTTTCCTGCGGTCTCGGGTCTCTACGGAAAGCCCACCATCGTGAACAATGTGGAAACGCTCTGTAACGTCGTCCACATCGTGAATAGAGGAGTGGAATGGTTTCAAAGCATTGGTAAACCGAAAAATACCGGTACCAAGATTTTTCAGGTAAGCGGCATGGTCCAAAAGCCTGGCTGCTTTGAATTTCCACTTGGAGTGCCATTAAGAGAGGTATTGGAAACTGCCGGCTGGATGCTCCCTGGCCGGTCATTTAAAGCGTGTTATCCAGGAGGATCTTCCTGCTCCCTCTTGACGCAAAGAGATCTTGATATCTCTATGGATTTTGATAGCGTTGCCGCAAAAAAATCGATGCTTGGTACAGCCTCTATCATTGTCATGGATGATTCTGTCGATATGGTTAAGGTGGCGGCTCGTTTGATGGAATTTTATCAAAATGAGTCATGCGGAAAATGCACACCTTGCCGAGAAGGCACCCGCTGGACCAAGCAGATTCTTTCTAGAATATTGTCTGGTGGAGGAACGATAGGCGATTTAAAGGTCATTGAACAGGTGTGCCATCAGATGGAAATGAACTCCTTTTGCCCATTGGCGCCAGGAGCGGCCCCTCCGGTCGTTAGCGCGATTCGTGAATTTAGAGAAGAGTTTGAAACGTATATTCGAAGAAATAGCAATGCCGATAAACGTCCCGAAATGAAAATATCTTATCCCTATGTGTAG
- the nuoE gene encoding NADH-quinone oxidoreductase subunit NuoE, whose product MLSEETRKAILDLQALYPEKRSALIPALHLAQAEMGYLPREIQNEVASLFEIDPNEVNAVVTFYDMFFEEPLGKHVIHVCKNVSCMLRGSDGLLARLCQKLRVSPGETTQDGVFTVIASECLAACDRAPMMIVDDKVMGPVEVGDLDRIVDEAKKGHGHPSPISIKEVEHA is encoded by the coding sequence ATGCTAAGTGAAGAAACAAGAAAAGCTATATTGGACTTACAGGCCTTATATCCTGAAAAACGCTCGGCGCTTATTCCAGCGCTTCATTTGGCCCAGGCCGAAATGGGGTATCTGCCACGAGAAATACAAAATGAAGTGGCCTCACTTTTTGAAATTGATCCTAATGAAGTCAATGCTGTCGTGACATTTTACGACATGTTTTTTGAAGAACCGCTTGGAAAACATGTGATTCATGTCTGCAAGAATGTTTCTTGCATGCTTAGGGGATCCGACGGTTTGCTTGCCCGGCTGTGCCAAAAACTGCGGGTTTCTCCTGGAGAAACGACTCAAGATGGCGTGTTTACAGTCATTGCCTCTGAATGCCTAGCAGCTTGCGACCGCGCACCCATGATGATTGTCGATGATAAGGTTATGGGCCCTGTAGAAGTGGGCGATCTTGACCGCATTGTTGACGAAGCCAAAAAAGGGCATGGACATCCATCTCCTATCTCTATCAAAGAGGTTGAACATGCCTGA
- a CDS encoding NADH-quinone oxidoreductase subunit D produces the protein MTKVDKEYLRQLEETGDVMELNLGPQHPSTHGVLRLKLRLEGEVVLSCDPVIGYLHTGVEKECESRTYHQVFTLVDRLDYLSGPAEEQAFAGAVERMMQVEVPERAQTIRIILLELSRIASHLIWAGTSALELNMSSVFMYSFAEREKILDLFEEFSGARMFPSVWRIGGLSRDLDPNFEANLREFIKGFPKIWKELDNLLTNNYVWCERLKGVAVIDEELCKQYMCTGPVLRGAGVAYDIRKAYPYLGYETYQFDIPTYHEADSYARYLVRMEEMRQSLSIIEQALGRLKPGPVLTNDRKVALPPRRELARSMEAVIHQFKLVSEGIHPPVGGMYNCVESARGELGHYLISDGSPKPYRLRVRSPSFSHIEVLKEVLPGHVISDVVVAIASVDPILGDVDR, from the coding sequence ATGACAAAAGTAGACAAAGAGTATCTTAGACAGCTCGAGGAAACAGGCGATGTGATGGAGCTTAACCTGGGGCCCCAGCATCCCTCTACCCACGGCGTATTGCGGCTTAAGCTCAGGCTCGAAGGTGAAGTTGTTTTGTCCTGCGATCCCGTCATCGGCTATTTACATACTGGCGTTGAAAAAGAGTGCGAATCAAGGACCTATCATCAGGTCTTTACGCTGGTCGATCGCCTAGATTATTTATCTGGTCCGGCTGAAGAGCAGGCTTTTGCAGGTGCCGTTGAACGTATGATGCAAGTTGAAGTTCCTGAAAGAGCTCAAACGATTCGCATCATCTTGCTAGAGTTATCAAGGATTGCGAGCCACTTGATATGGGCAGGAACGAGTGCTTTAGAGCTCAATATGTCCTCTGTCTTCATGTACAGCTTTGCTGAAAGGGAAAAAATTCTCGACTTGTTTGAAGAGTTTTCAGGCGCGCGCATGTTTCCCTCTGTCTGGCGCATTGGTGGGCTTTCGCGCGATTTAGATCCTAATTTTGAGGCGAATTTAAGAGAGTTTATTAAAGGTTTTCCAAAAATCTGGAAAGAATTGGATAATCTTTTGACCAACAATTACGTTTGGTGCGAGCGTTTAAAAGGCGTTGCAGTCATTGATGAAGAGCTTTGCAAGCAATACATGTGCACTGGACCTGTTCTACGGGGAGCTGGCGTTGCTTACGACATTCGCAAGGCATATCCCTATTTGGGATATGAAACGTATCAATTCGACATTCCAACTTATCACGAAGCCGATTCCTATGCACGCTACTTGGTTCGCATGGAAGAGATGAGGCAAAGTCTTTCTATCATTGAACAGGCCCTAGGTCGCTTAAAGCCTGGCCCGGTTTTAACTAACGACCGCAAAGTGGCCCTCCCTCCGCGCCGCGAGCTTGCCCGCAGCATGGAAGCTGTGATCCATCAATTTAAATTGGTTTCTGAAGGCATCCATCCACCAGTTGGCGGAATGTATAACTGTGTTGAATCTGCTAGAGGAGAGCTGGGCCATTACCTGATTAGTGACGGGTCTCCAAAGCCTTATCGCCTTCGCGTGCGTTCACCTTCTTTTTCCCACATCGAGGTGTTGAAAGAGGTGCTACCGGGACATGTTATTTCTGATGTTGTCGTTGCAATTGCTAGTGTAGACCCTATTTTAGGAGATGTTGATCGCTAA
- a CDS encoding NADH-quinone oxidoreductase subunit C encodes MTTAQVVQQLKEKFEGAILDEIVFKGETTVEVHKEELKDILGFLRAGVDSKYDVLMDLTAVDYLFPIKRTQIHYFLHNPTSLERIRIIVSIERSERIPSVADLWRGANWFERELFDMFGVHFEGHPDLSRILMPDDWRGHPMLRDYALTEEPVQFKHDVKPKVPSQIISYDKSRQRVS; translated from the coding sequence ATGACAACTGCACAAGTCGTTCAACAGCTAAAAGAAAAGTTCGAAGGCGCTATCTTGGATGAAATCGTATTCAAAGGAGAAACAACTGTTGAGGTACACAAAGAAGAATTAAAGGACATTCTTGGCTTTCTAAGAGCCGGGGTGGACTCTAAGTATGATGTCCTCATGGATTTGACGGCGGTTGATTATCTTTTTCCCATCAAGCGCACTCAGATTCATTACTTCTTACATAATCCCACGAGTTTAGAGAGAATTCGCATCATTGTGTCAATTGAGCGATCAGAGCGGATCCCGTCTGTGGCCGATCTTTGGCGTGGAGCGAATTGGTTTGAGCGCGAGCTGTTTGATATGTTTGGTGTACACTTTGAGGGGCATCCAGACCTGAGTCGCATCCTAATGCCAGATGATTGGCGCGGCCATCCCATGCTTCGCGACTATGCTTTGACGGAAGAGCCTGTTCAATTCAAACATGATGTAAAACCAAAAGTACCTTCACAGATTATTTCATATGACAAAAGTAGACAAAGAGTATCTTAG
- a CDS encoding NADH-quinone oxidoreductase subunit A: MSDFFPVHVYFVLTLIVTLVVLGLSGLFPSKKTSKTKFMPYESGIQTETHLLQKRFPLRHYLVALMFLVFDIEVIFLYPWAVVAKQIGVFAFYEMAFFLLALLVGFAYVWRKRGLEWE, encoded by the coding sequence GTGTCTGATTTTTTTCCGGTTCACGTTTACTTCGTTCTAACCCTTATTGTGACATTAGTCGTTTTGGGATTGTCAGGTCTTTTTCCTTCTAAAAAAACGAGTAAGACAAAATTCATGCCGTACGAATCCGGCATTCAAACTGAGACGCATCTTTTACAAAAACGTTTTCCATTGCGCCACTATTTAGTGGCATTGATGTTCTTGGTTTTTGATATCGAAGTCATTTTCCTTTATCCTTGGGCGGTGGTCGCCAAGCAGATTGGAGTATTTGCTTTTTACGAAATGGCTTTCTTTTTATTGGCTCTTTTAGTGGGATTCGCCTACGTATGGCGCAAGAGAGGTCTAGAATGGGAATGA